Within the Cryptococcus deuterogattii R265 chromosome 14, complete sequence genome, the region TAAGCTCCCCCTGGTGTAAAGTACGAGGGAAACCATCGATTATCCAGCTCTACAGGCATGTATCAGCACTACGGGGGCGCCAGAATTATGGGAGAGTCCTATTAACGGACCTTTCCTTTTAACCGGTCAAGCTCAGCTTTCACAATCTCTAACATCAACTCGTCTGATACAAGGCCTAAACCCACTGTTAGCCTTATTACTTTGCATCTAGCCTAACTGAGGGCTTCCCAGGACATACCTCCAGAAGCGACAATAGCTTCGGCCTTTCGACCGACCTCAGACTTGGCAGCAATCTCTTTACGAAGCACATCACCGGTGGAGACAAATGAGATATCGTACTCTTTAACCAGCCTGGCAAATAATCAGTCACATACTCGGGAGCCTGATGATCAGAAATATACCTTGAACTCAAAGTACCCTATGATGGACACGATCAGCACAAAATCCCCAACGATTCGAACAGagacgaggtggaggtcCAGCTCACCTTCCCACTCCCCGGCTTCCCAAACACCAACATCCTCagccccttctcctccaccccatCGTACGATGGGCTGTTCATAAACCTCGCAGCTTCGCGGAACTTGTCGGCAAGGGAGTGGGCTGTCTCAGTGACCGCAGAAGCCACATGCGATATAGGCGAGGATGTGGATGCTGTAGAAGAGCTATTGAATCGCTTGGAAGATCGCTGTCGGGCAACTATCGGGCAAATGCGAGGGATCGTCCTGGGTCGTACGAGGAGAGACATGGCAGCGAGATGGTCGAGGCGGAAAGATATAAGGAATATAGGGTAAATGATTCAGAGGGAGACCCCATAATCTCGCGGAAGTCCCCCACTTCTCGGCCCCTTCTCCCGCCTATCTCTGCCGGGTATTTATTTACATTCGATGCCAGGGAAATATATCGTCAACATTGCAATCGTCCGTTTGTTTCTCAATACATTACACCTTCAAACCAGACACCCACAAACGCTTACCGCCCAAGACAATGTCCCGCCCACTAATGAGTTAGAGCGTTTCTGTCAAAGGAAACATTGAAGGTATCGATCCTGATCGAGTGATGAACGAAGGCGATCCCATTTGTCTGTCGAGGATGAACATTGCTGAGGAGGACAAGAGGTGCGCCAGAATTATTGAGCTAGAGGACCATTTGGGTCATAGGGAACTCCTCAAGTTGATCACCATCGACCTCCCCTACATCCCCAATGCTCAGATGCCCCATGGGTGACGCTCGCTTTCGCCCATATTAGCCAGCGGATCACACATAAATAAACGAGGTATTGGCACATATGCATGCAGCTATTTTATAAAAGAGAGATAAGCATGGTAAAAGTGGGAATGTTATCCCAAAACGGCGCAGAGGCATATGGCACACATGGATTGTGAAGAAACTTTCCTTAATCCGCCATCAGTATAAGCTTAAGATATGAGACCTAAACAGTGAAGCTATGCATGAACCTCGAGAATAAAGCCGCCTAGAAAAAAAACGACAGGCTCTTTTCTGCAAAATtatgtttttgttttctctttttcgaTACGCAATAGGTATGGTACACACATCTGATTTTtaattttcttctttctatcTCACATGCAACTTCCACTACCACCGCTTCTCGTTCTCCCCTAGAATCTTGAGTctatctttctctttttatGTACAATGTCCGTTGAGCCCAAAGGGAAAGCGGTTTAAGCAGAGAGCTTTGagaaaaagtggaagaagtcgaCGTTGGAAGCAGTCATACCGCACTCGTAAATGTAGTGGGAAGACACCCAAGCGGACCAAGTAGCCCGTTGGTACTATAATCAATATCTCAGCGCTTGTTCCTCGCGCGAAAAAACTTCTCGTGTGAACACGACTCACCTGCTCGGGCAACCTTTGCATTAAAGTCTCCAAACCGACCTTGTCGACCAAAGTCTTGGGGAAAGCCTTGTTCAACACattcttcctgctcccaaCGTTCTCATACAAATCAGACTGCTCAAGCTCGGCTTGGAGTTGGTTaagagtggaagaaagcTGGTCAGAAATGGTAGTCCGGGCCTTGGTACCCTTGTTACGGAGCCATTCCTTGGTGATACAAGTGTACTCTTGGGCGGCGTTCTCGCAAATCTTTTGCTGAATGTCCTTGACATAGCTCTGGTCTGCAAGGGAAAATATAAGCAAACAGTTCTTAATCGTTGGTAAAACCACGACTGTACTTACAGAAAGTGGAAggctttccatccttgaaGATCATCAAATCAATGtactcttcatcactcaaGCCCAAACCGGCAAGCACTTCGAGCGAGCTACTGGTGACACCACCCTTATTGGTACTAGAGTCCTTGAAAAGAACcacgcccttcttctcaagccATAACCTCGCTTGCTGGGTGAAAAACAAGTTGGCACCCTCGACAACGTACTTGAAGTGAGGCTTGCCCTCAGAGTCGACGAGCTGGTTGACATTGGAAATGTTGACGGCTTCGGGTCGACCACCGCAGGGAACGAAAAGGTCGGCCTTGACGCGGAAGTGGAAGGTATTTCGGAAAGAGGTACCGTCGGGGACAATCTCGCCGGCTACAGATCGTCAATTTCTGTTCCCAATACGGATGGCAAAACGTTACTTACTAGGCAATCGGTAATCCTTATCATCAACCAAAACCTTGTAACCGCCCTCACCCAACTTGGCAGAGTCGAAAGCGCTGATAGGCGACCTCGCCCTGGCCAACCTGACCAACTCGGACCTATCCAAACCAGCAGGGTCGTACAAAACGCCACTACCATCAATGATCGCCACGGTCTTGTCCTTGCTCATCAAGATTTCGTTGGAACCGAGATCACCATCGGGACCACCAGTCTGGAACTTGGTAACATCCTTCTCGTTGAGACCGTGGGCCTTGAGGACGCCGACAATATATTGACGGACAGACGTAGAAGTCATACCATACGTATCGTGAGGGATACCACCGAGTTTCTCAGCAGACTTGCCAGTGGTGAAAGACTTCCACCAAGGAGCGTTTCGGGCACGAGCATGTTCAGCTGCCCAGTCCATGAGGTCGGCAGTGTTCTCATCGGgaccaaagaagagaatctCAGGGTCGGGACGGTTGCTGACATCGACAATCTTACCCTTGATACCAGGGGTCTTGCCGGGGATGAGAAGGTCGATGATGGACTGTGAAACGATCAGTCAACGGCCTGGCAAGGACATAAAGTACAAAACTCACATCGACGTATTTCTCGAAACAATGTTGAATGTTGGCGCCTAGAATCGGAAGGATGGTACCCTTAGCACCTCCTTCAGGTATATCCTTGTTCTCTGCGCATCATCAGCGATTGCCTCAACAGCTCTTGGTATTTTTATACTCACTCAAGTTCTGGGTAGCAGCCAAGGCATAGTTCTCGTCGAACAAAGTTTTAACGTTGGAGTCGTAGTTCTCCTTACCCCTGGATCGGATGATACGGATACCACCTCGAGCAACGTCCCTGAATCGGACATGGAACCCTCTAAACTCGGCACCGACGATAAAGAACATACCAAATGGAGCCTTAGGGTACTCGACCTCggggaggaaagatgggTTGAGACGGAAAGAGAGGGCGACCTTGGTAGGCTGGTAAAAGTTGCACTTGATGACTTGCCTGTTGAAAATCAACAATGCTTCGAGAATCTGGACAGCATGTTGGTTGGCTGCGGTCTTGCGGATGAGGGCGTGCAAGTCTTCGTCAGAAAGGGGTTGTTCAGTCTTGAGAcgttggaaagaaagggtaGGGGTAAGCTGAGAGGCTTCGTCGGCGACGGGGTCTGAATTTTTGTTAGTCCAACTGCGCCGAGGTACATGATGAAAACAAAACGCACAGTGAGTCATGGCAAAGTTGATGTACAACATCCTGACCAAGCCGGGGTGGTTCTGAATAACCTCTCGGATGCTCTCACGAGTAAAAGTCTCTTCCCTGAACCTAGtcttgatcttgttgaGGACTTCGGCGTGGTCGGGGTTGGACTCGTCAAGAGCTAGGGCGTATCAGTTAGtggaaagacaaagaaaaagagacgACATACCATCCTTCAACGCGATATAAGCCTGACCGAGACGGTTGCAGAAGTGCTGAGCAAAGATCCACCCGACATAGGCATAAGTTGCTTCTTGAACAGCGTGGTTGGTGTCCTCGTTCTCAGTAactgaaaagaaggggtTATCGGGAAGGACGTAAAGCAAGGAAGCTTCCCTGACGACCTGGTGGATAGAGTGCTCGATAGGAGGCGCACGGGTGTTGGGGACAGGGTTAAGGTacatggagatgatggtaATACCATTGGAGAACTGTTCGACATACTTGCGGGCAGAGTAAAGACCGTAAAAGTGGTACAAGTCGGAGAGAGCAGAGAAGAACTTGCGGGTACCACCATTCTTGTAACCAATAACAAGTCGGCGCTCACGAGAGTCCTCAACCTCGAACATCTCGATGACAGGCCCGTGACGGCGCTCAGCCTCGTTCATGACCCGCTGATACACTTCAAGAGTGTTCTCGCTCGCCTTTTCGAGGAAAGCGGCATCAGAAACTGATCGAATGTCCGTGGTACCATCAGCGTTTTTCACGGGCCCAGAAGTGGGGAAGGTGCATCGAGAGATAAAGTAGCATCGGAGTTGTTGAGAGACGGTAGAGGAGATGGCACCGGCAGATCGGTAAGTCTCAAGTCGGTAGGCTTTTTCGGGAGAAGAGACATCCAGATAGAGAGAGTCGATCCTAGTTCGATCAGTTTGGTCCGACAAGTATCAagactcacttcttctcgacGTTGGCGCCCGGCCCTTCCGTACTGGAAACACCAGCTTTGCTAGAGTGGATCCAAACGGCACCTTCTCGGCTCTTATCGACGCCCTCAGGGATGATCTTTTCCAGGTCGATCACGAGCTGCTCGGGGTCGTGCTTGGTGTAAGCAAGGAGTTTGGCAGAAtagagggagaggacatTGTCTGCGATAGCTTCGGGCGTTTCCCAAAGGAAGTACGAGTTTTCAATGCCTAAAAGGCGTCAGCCAATATCCTGCGTAATGGAACCCGTGACTTCAGAATAAAGTATGATCAGGAAGATGACAACCGGAAAAGCACCAGATTGATTATGAGCCAATGGCTAAGCTATAGATGAAACGCCATCACCGAAGCTCGTCGTCCAGGCGATAGTTACCCTCATCGATGAAGACCCAGAAAGATCCAAAGACCTCTCAGAAAAGACGCCGAACGGAGCTGACGCTCGTGGCAAAACAAACAACGAATGCGAAAACAGCACCGAAAGTCAAAAGCTGCCGTGTAAAGCGCTGCCAAAGGAACCCCCGGCCACAGTCACGAGTCAAAGCAAGGAAAGGACGTACCAAGATGGTTGTAAAACCAATCAACTTCTCCTGGGACGAGCTCCTGGGGCATGAAACCGCTCTCCGAGAGGATGCGGGTAACGGCGGCCTGCTGATCTGCCTTGAGGGGGAACGGTGATGACTTGTAGCCGCTGCAGGACGGTCAGTGCGCCGTTTTCCAGTCATGAGGCTGACGATGGGAACGTACATGGTGTCCTTTCGGATTCGGTTGCAAGACAGTTCAGAACTGGGACGAGAAATGCGAGCGCCAGACTCGACAAGGACTTTGTTGAGCTGTGCGGATAGTGGCGGCTGGGTCTGTTACGTGTCAGCTATGATGTGGATGGGATATAGGAGAAGCTTGGAGAGACTCACGGCCCCTTGTATTGGTGTTGACATGGTTGCTATGGATTGTCAGTATGAGTTGGAGAGATGATTCAGGATAGATGGGGATCTCTGGGAGCACGGCAGTATATATATACTGGTGCGGCGAAAGAAAGCTGATAGGGCGGAACGAGATAAGGATAGCTTATCTCTGTGGAAAGGGGTGGTATCCTTGGAACCGACTCACCTGTTAAGCTGGGATGTGATGCTAATACTGGAATGGGATACATGCACTCTTATAGTCCTCTTCTTATACTCCTGCACTCCATCTTAACCGGTGACGAAATTCGAAATCATTGCACCTTCATCGCCAAGGGTGCTAACGTCGATCCCTTTACCCGCGCCAATTCTCAGTACGCGATCCACATCAcacagcttcttcttcacgAGCTATTTTGATTCCTTTCCGAGTACCGCTGCAAAGATGCATATACTTTCTATAACATCGGGGCCCAGCCCGATGACATTTCCACCATATTCGAAAACAACAATAGAAAAGGTCAGATGCGGCGCGCCCACTTTTCGAATTTAATTGCCACGGAGCTCGCTTCGGGACTGCCGGCGTATGCCTTCACGTGCAGACCGGGTATGCCTCTAGTCGCGCACATGTTTCTTCAAGGCTTTTTTAAAACATGCACgaattcttcctccaccagcTGACATATGGCTGTCATGTGACCGTTGGCAGAGGGTGATCGAGAGTGTTGATGCatgaaaaaaaggaggatgttTGGGAGTCCTCACGGAGAGATAAATGGTCAGTGCTATTGCACGGAGTCTCCGTGAGAGCTGTGCGTCCCAACCTGAAAGACagaagcaaaaaaagagaggtgGATGCCGCCGCAGGAACTGTTCTTCTACATTCCCTCTAGCCGAGGGATAACGATTCGActatttctttttggcGAGCAGCGATAACATGATAACAGATGAATCGTACTTCTTTCGCGGTACGATAATATGCGTATGACTGATCAAACAAAAGACTCCGGCGCCTGCTTCCTGTTACCATTCTTTATCTCGGCAGATGGACAGATAGAACGTTATTTCGAGCTTCACTTCCTAGCTACTTAGCCGCGCTTATGAGCTCGCGCTATCTCGCTGATGTGGGGAGATCATTTTAAAGATAAGTAAACACAATGATTTAACATGTACCAACTTTTTAATGCGAATTACCGCAACATCCACAAGAGTCCGAACAAAGccgaaagaaggaaattgaTGAATGTAATAATCAAGGTTAGGGTGAGCGCTCAGCATTTGCCTTTTTAAAACCCATGTAAAAGAATAAACTTTGAGAAATCACCTGATATCCAGATCTGCCTTGCCgcaacaaaaaaaaaaatgtcCTTGATGAGGAACAGCTGTACCATTTATCAATCGACAACTTCCCATTCCGTCGGACCCCAAAAAACTACAGTACCTCGACATATACATATGTTTGAGCGTGAAGATTGACAGGAAGCGTCACTTCCCGATCCCTGTGGATGATTTTTTTGCTGCGCCTCCAGCGGCCGCGGTCCCATCTAGATGGATCATCGGCGCGTCGGAACGAACAAGGATAGTGGCGAAGCTGAGTGATGAGGAATTTGCCAGCGTGTCAAGTAGCTCTTCTCACCACCTTTTTATTTTCCTCTGATGCAGAGATTTGCCCAATCGCTCCTAAGAATCATTGATGTGTAAACTACAGGCTCAAGATATGGTCCACAGTTTTCCAGGGTGTATGTAATAAACCTCATTTTCTCGTGGCTTCCGTTAAATGACTTAGTATTAATAATTGGCATGCGATGTATATTAATAATAACAGTGACAACCATTCGTTCTAGCAACCGTAACAAACCGACTGTTCCCTATCGAAACCTGATGAGGTTCTTCCTTATTCGGCGACGCCAAGTACGTCCACGCAGCCTTCATATCCTTTTGAACAGGAATCTGTTTCACAGTTGCAGGACGAGAGAACTGAGTTGGCATTGCCGGTGTTGATAATGAAATTAACTGAAGCTGCGGTGAGAACTAAGGTTTAGACCATGAATGCTCCGTGTTGCGGAATATTCCTTATTTGACTTAGTAACGACGGATGAGATGGCCAGGGTGTTGAAAGAGACTTCAATATCCAACACATCCACTTTGGAGGATGGGTCTGTTGGACCTCTGTCTGAGGACCGTCCTTTTTATCCTGCAACAAATAGACGTCCGGACATTACATCCAGTTATGAGTCAATTAAACGCACCATTGAGCCTCCAGCTTTCCTGGCCTGATCAAATTGTTCCTAGACCGATCCAATCGTCCTTGGATTGATCAACATCTCACCCTACATGGGTTAAAATCCAGCCATGCAGTGGCTCCTATGATCTCTTGTGACACTTTTTCAAGGAAGACACTCGGCTTTATATCATCCCTCCGTGTTGACGACCATTATACCTTTACTTTTCCCCTCAGAATGTCTCCTTTGTGCGACGCTGAAAGCGTATGCTTGCAGTTTCTGCATATAGTACTCATAGTGTTCTGAGTTGGGAAATGCCATAGGTAGAGATGTGGGAATGGGtttgggaatgggagaaggTAAAGAACGGGACATGGATTCGGCGCGAACCCAGCAGCTGTATGAATGCTGACTAGGGCTTTCACATTGATGAAGCATATCCTCATTTGATATGTAGAAAATTTGTGCAGGAAGAACGTAACAGATAAGATTATCAGATTGTAGAGGTATGAGGTTATTGAGAAGTTAAGGTATTACATAATCTGTTATGATGCCCTCTTTTTACAATACAGATGAACTCATTCAGCAACGAAGTAGCGTGTCATTTCCCATTTTAACTCCTATCCTTAACCACCGAAACCACCAACTTGAGCAGCATGGCAGATGGCTCAGAGGCGTATGACGTTGACGCTTTTCCCAACGCTGATTTCTCAGCTAGAGAGTTGCCGCGTCCCAGCTTTAGCAGAACACAAGATGTTCGTGGTTTGGTCAAGCACGTCAGGACGGTAGCTTGGTCCTGTGATGGCAAGCGAGCGGCAACTGGTGGAGAATACAAGGAGGTTCAAGTGTGGGACGAGTCTGTATGTCGTGTCCGTAGTAAATCGGACGTTACTGACCTCATCTGTAGCTTGATTCTAAAACAACAACTCCTTTACCGTCAGCTTCTAAACCAAGCCCCCATAACCACCATGTTTCATCTATTGCTTGGTCACCCGTCGATCCAAACGTTTTAATATCTGCGGACAAGACGTTCAGTATGGGTAGTGTCATCGCGGTTTGGGACGTCACATGTGGGTCTTAACTTGTAGGACAGCTGCGAATGAGGAGCTAATAAGCGTATGCAGCCCCTTCCGCACCTATAGCAACGTTCAAAACGCCCGGAGACGTGATCAATCTCGCATGGCATCCGTCTGGTCAGCACTTTGCTGCCGTCTATCCAGTCAAAAGCCGCGACCTTGTTGACTTTTTTCGactttcatcatctgctgAGAGTGGGGAATTaaaatgggagaaaagagaggacATCACTCTTGGGGGCCTTTCACACGGGATAGGGTCGGAGGAGATCAATAGCCTGAGATTCATCAATTCTGGTCAACTGGTTTGTGCAGTGTCGAATGATGGCTCGGTCAGTGCTTGGGTTTATCCTCCAGAGAGCGTGCGCTTGGATATGACAGAGCAAGTGGAACCGgagcaagaacaaggacaagaacaagaagaggaggccGATGCGGTTatgggagggaaagaagacgaggaagacaaggaagacaaggaaggcgaggaagataaggaaggcgaggaagataaggaagacaaggaagataaggaagacaaagaagataaggaagacgaggaagacgaggatgacaaGTACAATCTAGAGGACGGTCCCGCGACGCCCGACTTACCAGCTGTAGAACCAACTGCTGAAGAACCTGTGGAGGATGTCAAACCTGCTGAGAGCAATGGCGATGTCGAGATGACAGAAACCGAGAATACCGACGCAAAACAAAACGAAGAAtcgaaagaggaagaagcaccAGAAACCAACAAGCCCGAATCCCAAGATGTCGAGATGGCTGACGCTGCACAATCCAATACCCAACCGTCCTCCGCTCAACCCAGCCGACAACCCACTCCTCCGGCCCCCGCCAAGGCAACCCCTAAACCTCATGCACAGCCACTGAGGAGGTATCGACATAATGTCTGCTATGCGGCTAGTTTACTAAGTCTGGCGTATGATCCGAAAGGGAGATATTTCGTGGTGGGCGGGCAGGATGCGTTGCTAAGTTTGTTCGATACGAAAGAGTGGATATGTGAAAGGAGTTTTGATGTTTGCTCGTGAGTTTGCTACCTATGCTCACAATGCAACGCTGATATATCTTTTCTAGAGCGGCGATACGACACACTGCGTTCTCATATGATGGGGAATTTGTAGCGATcggaggagatgatttgtTCATTGCTATTGTCCGTTCAAATCCATATTGCACCTGTTCATTACTAATACTCTCCCAACAGGTATCTGTCTATACCGGCCAAACTGTCGCCAAAATCCCGATCCCAGCGGCTGTGAATGCCCTTTCATGGAATCCTAAGAAGAACTCCTTAGCATATTGTcatcaaggaaaaggaggtgTACCGTTATGGCACGTGGTGCACCAAGAGTAATACAAAATGCATTTTTATTATAATTATTGTACATAAAGACTACTATTCCCAAAAGATACAACCAATCTACAAATGTACTGTTGAatgcctcttcttttcagaaAAACGCCACGCTCATCCCTTCTCGTTTCATCTTATCCCACCAATCTGGCAAGACCCCGCTCGTatcactctcctcccaaatcttctccaccaccgccacaTTATCCATCCATACCTTTTCCGGCCCCACTCTCAACAGATGCATCATCGAACGATGTCGATCTTGACAGCTCGTCGAGAGCGTTGCCGCAAGAAAAGCAGGTAGAGCCGTATAATTTGGCGGGTGATCTTGCGTGAGCGGGATAAGTGAGTCTAGCAAATTGAGAAGCTCGTATCGCGCGTTACGCAAGACGGGATGTAGACCACCAACTCTATGGACAGACTCGTAAAGCAGCACGAGCGCCGAGAGTCGCCAGAGTTCACCCACCAtgatcctctccatcctcactccgctttccatcccttcgtTCATATCCATCTGATGGGATTGCCATCCCCTGATCGCTTTTTCCAATTCGTCCGCCTGGGCtttgatggagagagacgatgaggaacagacggaagaggagagattGACGATCTcggcgaggaggatgaggatggagtCAGGGAGACCGAGGTGGAAGGACCATGGTTCTTCATGGGAGGACGGAGGAGAGCTGGGATCGGCAGGGATGTCTGACCAGAAGTTGAATCTACACAGCTTGTTAGCTTTTTCTGCTGCAGAACACTAAATCAAGATGGAGTTGAGGTACATGGTTTTCCGGCCTCTTTCGACGATACATCGCCCTATGTCCGCAGCCGCAAACATCCTCACTGACCATGTCTCTGCCGTTTGGAGTTTGGATAATGTTATTGGTGGGTGACTACTTCCCAGGGCAGAACGAACGAGTCGGTCACCCAGTGCGAGTACGTTGTACGACTGTGAAGCACCTGATCGGATATACTCCACGTGTCGAAGGTTTATCACTCCCCATAATCTATTCGGCCAAAATAAGCTTTGTCTTGCGCCGTCTTGGGCGATAAATGTCAAAGGAACTCACAGCTCAGCAAGGTGAGAAGGGTTGGTGACGATAACCTCTCTCAACAACCTCGTCTCGTCCTCAATCCACTTCAAactctcttcatccgcaATTAGCCTTGTTAAGACCTTTTGCTCATActccctcatcctcctctccaactGACCGGCTTCGTacgtcttttcctttcctttccctttaGGATCACGTGGGAGATGAATGTTGAATTCCGATATGAGATCAGGAACAGGAAAGTCTTGGAGGTTGTTCATGTTCCCTGACGATTTGGAAAAAAGATCGGTGAATTGGGATAAAGGGTAAACTTGGgacatggaagaggagaatagCGTCATGTATGCTCTTGCGAGGGCGTGTCTACTGAATTGCATGACAGCTGGTAGCGCGTTGGCAGCGTCAGCTTTCCCGAAAAAAAGGCTTGCAAAAGGATTGAAAGGCTTACCGCTAATATTGTTGTAGGTCCGCAACCGTGAATGGGCGTTTTCttgaatggaagaaggagctcCGACAAGCCATGATTTAATAACGTGCACATCTGACACTGGTCAGTGTCAAAACATTGACAGCGACAGAAAGAACTTACAAAGATCTGATAGAGATACTCCATCTCTCATATGCTTGTCCACCGTATTCGGGCTAACCCCTCCAAGAACCTGTCCTACTCCGTCCTGACTAGGTCCGCTTGGCCCTAATTGGTTCTGCACTCCAAATACTCCATCGTTCCACAATCCACCTCCGACCTGAACGGCGCCCCCACCGCCAAGCCCGAACCGGCTTCCACTCCCACCCCCACTCCCACTTGCAGTGGCAGTCACATCCTCATTAGAACCCCCAGTCCATGGCATGATCGACTCTAACGCCAGCGCCCCGCACTCCGTCGAGCTCGTCAACAACGTTGAAGGTTGATTACTAAACATTGACGACCAATCGAAGAGGGACTGTGAGTGGTCGATAGTCAAGAACGTTGCCGGATCGTGACGCGGGGCAGACGGAGGCGCATGCGTGGGGTTGTACCATGCGAAAGGAACATTGGTCTCCTGCTGGGTGGATGAAGTGGTTCCAAGGGGGTTGGGAGGTGTTTGTTGATTGTGGTTCGAAGAAGCGCTGGGGGTTGAATGTGACAAAAACTGCTGCGCCGTCGCTGCCTGGATGGAGCTCTGATCTATATGAGAATGGTTGAGAGTGGCGGAGACTGAACCCGAGGGCTGCATGTCCGTAGACGACCACTGACTCTCGCTGCTTTCCCGCTGCAAGTTGCCATCGCTCATACTCTTTGATCTCTGCTGTTGCTGGGCTCTCTTCGCAGCAGATTTGCTTTGGACGTTGGTTCGACCGGTACACTCAAATTGCCCAATGATGCACCTCTGGCAATGACCTTCAGCCGTCCACTCTTCGTCACATTTTTTACCCCGCCTGCATGAATAGTCAGCTTCATCCCTTTTAATCGCTTGGTATACCGACCTCTTGCATGTGCCACCTGTTTAGATACGTTAGTCAAGGAGCCAAAACACTTGCGAAACGTCCACTTACAACCTGTTCTGGATCGTTTGAAAGGCCCAACCCGCCTTCTGACTCTCTTTGCAGGTTCATTTCCTCCGCCATCTTCCGACTCATGACCTTGGCTCTCATCGTGGACGGCCCCAGGGTTGCTGCTCTCCTGGTCTTTGTCATGCTGCATCGCGGTCATGTCGATACCAGCGCACGTTATTTTCTTAGTGGGAAATAAATATCAGAGATGACTCGACGGAGAATTACGAAAAAGCTCGGGATAAAATAGGAGTTGCGGGGGATAACCCTCGTGATTCGGCAATCGGCTATACCGAGGGGGAATGTTCGTCGCAGGAGAGTGCGAGTTCTTCGGCAAAGATACGCTTCTCTGTCTTATCTGTCCTTCAACTTTTGATGCACTCGCCTCACGAATACTAATGAAAGTTTGTCACTGCACCGGTTTTTTTTAGATGTTCTCTGGGAACTCGACAGAACCATGAGAACAACCTGGGCACATCTCGTTATTAACACTTTTCGGAA harbors:
- a CDS encoding transcription factor, encoding MTAMQHDKDQESSNPGAVHDESQGHESEDGGGNEPAKRVRRRVGPFKRSRTGCGTCKRRGKKCDEEWTAEGHCQRCIIGQFECTGRTNVQSKSAAKRAQQQQRSKSMSDGNLQRESSESQWSSTDMQPSGSVSATLNHSHIDQSSIQAATAQQFLSHSTPSASSNHNQQTPPNPLGTTSSTQQETNVPFAWYNPTHAPPSAPRHDPATFLTIDHSQSLFDWSSMFSNQPSTLLTSSTECGALALESIMPWTGGSNEDVTATASGSGGGSGSRFGLGGGGAVQVGGGLWNDGVFGVQNQLGPSGPSQDGVGQVLGGVSPNTVDKHMRDGVSLSDLYVHVIKSWLVGAPSSIQENAHSRLRTYNNISAVMQFSRHALARAYMTLFSSSMSQVYPLSQFTDLFSKSSGNMNNLQDFPVPDLISEFNIHLPRDPKGKGKEKTYEAGQLERRMREYEQKVLTRLIADEESLKWIEDETRLLREVIVTNPSHLAELLWGVINLRHVEYIRSGASQSYNVLALGDRLVRSALGSSHPPITLSKLQTAETWSVRMFAAADIGRCIVERGRKTIFNFWSDIPADPSSPPSSHEEPWSFHLGLPDSILILLAEIVNLSSSVCSSSSLSIKAQADELEKAIRGWQSHQMDMNEGMESGVRMERIMVGELWRLSALVLLYESVHRVGGLHPVLRNARYELLNLLDSLIPLTQDHPPNYTALPAFLAATLSTSCQDRHRSMMHLLRVGPEKVWMDNVAVVEKIWEESDTSGVLPDWWDKMKREGMSVAFF
- a CDS encoding adenylate kinase; protein product: MSLLVRPRTIPRICPIVARQRSSKRFNSSSTASTSSPISHVASAVTETAHSLADKFREAARFMNSPSYDGVEEKGLRMLVFGKPGSGKGTLSSRLVKEYDISFVSTGDVLRKEIAAKSEVGRKAEAIVASGGLVSDELMLEIVKAELDRLKGKSWIIDGFPRTLHQGELIDRVLNQENRPLNMVVHLNVPDSVIMARIAARWVHLPSGRVYNTTYSAPKVPGKDDVTGEPLTKRPDDTPETFSKRLQAYYESTAPLLKYFEEMYPESLHSISGSSSDELWPQLVELIEHFNLRRRQTPAERKHVDAEKVRKQADDLRDSREMDVPGEGRKVVAR
- a CDS encoding glutamate dehydrogenase; this translates as MSTPIQGATQPPLSAQLNKVLVESGARISRPSSELSCNRIRKDTIGYKSSPFPLKADQQAAVTRILSESGFMPQELVPGEVDWFYNHLGIENSYFLWETPEAIADNVLSLYSAKLLAYTKHDPEQLVIDLEKIIPEGVDKSREGAVWIHSSKAGVSSTEGPGANVEKKIDSLYLDVSSPEKAYRLETYRSAGAISSTVSQQLRCYFISRCTFPTSGPVKNADGTTDIRSVSDAAFLEKASENTLEVYQRVMNEAERRHGPVIEMFEVEDSRERRLVIGYKNGGTRKFFSALSDLYHFYGLYSARKYVEQFSNGITIISMYLNPVPNTRAPPIEHSIHQVVREASLLYVLPDNPFFSVTENEDTNHAVQEATYAYVGWIFAQHFCNRLGQAYIALKDALDESNPDHAEVLNKIKTRFREETFTRESIREVIQNHPGLVRMLYINFAMTHYPVADEASQLTPTLSFQRLKTEQPLSDEDLHALIRKTAANQHAVQILEALLIFNRQVIKCNFYQPTKVALSFRLNPSFLPEVEYPKAPFGMFFIVGAEFRGFHVRFRDVARGGIRIIRSRGKENYDSNVKTLFDENYALAATQNLKNKDIPEGGAKGTILPILGANIQHCFEKYVDSIIDLLIPGKTPGIKGKIVDVSNRPDPEILFFGPDENTADLMDWAAEHARARNAPWWKSFTTGKSAEKLGGIPHDTYGMTSTSVRQYIVGVLKAHGLNEKDVTKFQTGGPDGDLGSNEILMSKDKTVAIIDGSGVLYDPAGLDRSELVRLARARSPISAFDSAKLGEGGYKVLVDDKDYRLPTGEIVPDGTSFRNTFHFRVKADLFVPCGGRPEAVNISNVNQLVDSEGKPHFKYVVEGANLFFTQQARLWLEKKGVVLFKDSSTNKGGVTSSSLEVLAGLGLSDEEYIDLMIFKDGKPSTFYQSYVKDIQQKICENAAQEYTCITKEWLRNKGTKARTTISDQLSSTLNQLQAELEQSDLYENVGSRKNVLNKAFPKTLVDKVGLETLMQRLPEQYQRATWSAWVSSHYIYECGMTASNVDFFHFFSKLSA